The nucleotide window CGTAAccgtaggtcctactgagctgaaattggtgtcattttttagctaatctctcaaagaatccaaatctactatcacttagtgtgtaggaggaagagaaaaaatatgacctttttttctgTACTTTGTCTTTGACCTTGAAagttgaatttgaccttgttgcccacgtgaccgcgaggcgaatttgcgttggaattacacctccatatgttgtctacataatatcaaaaaattggaggggtaatattttttgttttctttctaggatttcataaagcaagcatgtggttgaaaaactgtaattttgtatgtaggctcagtatattgtacacatgatactattataatataggccaattgtatataggcctatgtacatgCATTAAATACATATGTTTTCACCTGCATGCTTGCTTTGTGAAAGTctagcaaaaaacaaaaatattacccttccaatttttttgatattttgtagacaacatatggGGTATAATTCAACGCAAATTGCCTCATGGGTCACGtggcaacaaggtcaaattcaaggtcaaagtacagaaaaaaaggtcacaaattttctcttactcctacatactaaataatagcagatttggattctttgagagattagctaaatTATGACatcaatttcagctcagtaggacctacggttacggagatatggtcgcGACAATGTTGATGGGCGCGCCATATTTCGCCGAAATCGTCAAAAATGGGCGGGGCATAGCGCGAAAACCGTACGTCCGATTAGGCTAAAATTTGAAAtctgaacaaatttgaagggggtgaggtgtttcccattgggtgaattgagaaataatgaccctttcctttttctttcacgTCCGGGTCCGGCCCCTGTCCTGAGGCTGAGCTGACTGAGGCTgagctagactcgcttgccagtcctatatacgccgtacctatgtatattgaggactggcttacgccattttggatgtcaatgggaaatacacacttaacaatttgcgccggttagaaacttgaaaaaaaatctttaaaatttcatcaatgtatataaaagtggtaccaaccgtattgtgcttgctaatttaagactcggttgaaacaaaattaaggatcgaaagcattttagtgtccaaaaagccaaaattatcgtcaaagttctgcgaaatcggcacccttgcgaaggttCAGtcttcagaattgaatcgaacgaaaatatccgatctttgcgatcaaaaacacaaaattacaactttaaacataggcctactattggcaaaagacattattagttattaccaaacaatacagaatagaaaatttgacatcattttctcaaaatattgaaaaaatattgacgcaatccaattcccgttcaaacgcgtgggaaactgaaagtgcgataatcgtgactaggctGAGCCAGCAGTGGCAGTGAGCTCcgttctcttctctttctccttAAGTTGAGTTCTTCTTCTAGCCTCTAGGCAATATGCGCGAACTAGGCTTCTTTCTCTCTTGCCCCCCTTCAACTTTATTTCGCGAATTGCCAATAAGCCACATTTTCGCGGCAATTTAATTTCGCAAATCAAAAATGCACTGTATTTCCTGTCAAAGTTTCCGAATTCATAACCTCAATTTTCTCTTGTTTTCGGGTAGAATTTTCATCTTACCTTTCCCAACAGAATGTTGCAATtaatttagaaacaaaatatgtCGGGTTTTAATTCTCGGAACTTAAATGCAAACtatgaagaaaattattttaattttgtgaattttgacCAACACGCATGCACGttttacaatcatgacaatggaggCTGCCATTTTGGATATATCCCACCATGCTCTTTGTACATCTtggaaacacaattttttttaaactttattttttCATCCTACAACACTaaacaataaatatttttatcatttctaaggtgtgaaaaaaatattttaaaacattcatAAGTTATTTTGACACAAATGATGTGAGGGAAAGGAAACTTGTGCCAAAAACGTCAGTCACTATTTTCAAAGCACTGAATGTATCAACAACATTTAAAAGCAAATCAATTCTCCAGCAAAATACGTGAAAATTAAAGTTTTTGGGAAATTATATGATCCTTCATTGTCATGATAAACGAAGTTATGTTTTAATGATGTTACAAGGTAAATgattaacaaataataatttatgCCATAACATTACGATTTTAGGGTTAAAAATAGTAATATTCAAGATTCAATTGGTTAAGTTAGggttgccaaattcggcaccagtTACAAGTGTGTTTTCACAAATGTAATTTCGCggcaatttaatttcgcgaattggaGGTGCTTCGCAAAATTAAATTGCTCGCAAAATTAACTTGTTTTACAGTACATGAGAAACAAATCGTCCAGCCTTGCCCTTGGCCTAGggcttttaacttttttttttcaatatttttgtaagaaaaaaatgggggggggtctTCATATTTTTGGGTACCCGGATACCCGCATGAAATTCAATAGGGTAATTATacaaatgataatttcaaattaaacatatttgaaaagtagaataatcaAGTTGCATCTGGAAGAGGAGAGAAATATGTAACGCCTCccactattttggggtcccaACTCCCACCATATTACCCATGACCTACATAATTACCCGTTTAAAGGGTGAAAGCCCTAAAACTTAAAGGTGCCACTGCCACACAGCACaacatcacgctgtgcgtttAGTGGCAACCtttgtcatattttttaattgatcatGTTTCTCATCATTTTGTGtaaggccaagtaacaaaaataacatgtataccgtccctgccctcaccgatttttggagattttcaaatatttttgttatttttccaaattgctcccttactttatttctaaaattgttgtgatgaaaagacatcaGAAGTTCTTGGGGATCATTTATaaaaacattgcaaacactttcttcaagctaggggtagggctttgtggaaataacaaaaatatctgggGACCTCCCCGAtttgatgtgttgacaaacactttgcaattgcaattttacacagaaatgaatggtaaaaaataacataatattaattataaCAAATAATTAGGACCTCCCTCACTGATTTTTGATAACGTCCGGAcgatacatgttatttttgttaacttGGCCTAAAATATATGTTTGGAAAAAACACTGGTATCATAGCTTCATAGGTATGCTTGTAATTTGGTggatgtaaaaataaaagttccTCTGCTTACTGAGCTGTCAAAGTTCATTCCCATGTGGGCAAATtcactattttttttcttttttaggtTCTGATAAAAATTGTGTCAAGCCATTTAATATGTCAAAGTTGGTCCCCCGGTACATGTAGTACAAACCTCTTGTTGTGGGGCAACCCAAGTATGTATGTAGAACGCACtgcatacatacatgtaattctTGTTTCCTTTCTCTTTTCACAGAGATGATCAGCCCACCCCTGTGGCCGCCGCCGTTGGTGGACCTATGGATGTGAACACCGCGCTACAAGAAGTCTTGAAAACCGCCCTCATCCACGATGGATTGGCACGGGGTCTACACGAAGCAGCCAAAGCATTGGACAAACGTCAAGCCCACATGTGTGTCCTGGCCAACAACTGTGATGAACCAATGTACAAGAAGTTGGTAGAGGCTCTATGTGCTGAGCATGGCATTAATCTTCTCAAGGTATTATAGTTTATACAGTTACTTGTCAATACTAGGGGTGCTGTAGGTGTACCCAAAAACCCGCGAAACTATTCGCAACTTTGCAAGCTATACTTGTGTTAACATAGTTGCTCCCTGGTTAATGGGATCGTGCACCTTAAACCCTTTGCAGTCAGTACTCGAGTTTTCTTTCACTCGCCGAAATTTGATTTAATTATTGGGATATTTTTGCGCCTAGAAAACACATCTATGTGAACTCTGAACGCATTCTGAAACCCTATAAACTGTCAGATAGGAAACCTAAGCATCAAATAATCTGTTTCAATTTTGTGACATTCAGGCTTCCAGATAAGCGGGCGCTCGGGcgctttttaccccatggttctGATGTTATAGCGCCTGGTTGAGCTATAAAAACAAGCCCCCAGGCGCTGAAGAAATTCAGTATTGAGCGCCTGGTGTGAGTGGAAAACGCAAACAAAAATTCCCCACATGTTGTTTTCTAAATCCAGGTTTCATAAAACTAGGCTCAAAACTTGcattatgcacatcattttcaAAGCAACTGAACCCCTGAAATATCAAATTATGGCCCAATTTACTTCAATAATGAATAAAGTGCACAGTAATACTGCTTTGAGAGTGAAGTTTTGACAGCAAAACAGCCGTGATATCGAGAAAATTCGGCGAGATCCCTGGCTGCcatattgtttgttttggttGGCAACACCAgacaatagagggcagtatttaaaattattatttgcca belongs to Amphiura filiformis chromosome 18, Afil_fr2py, whole genome shotgun sequence and includes:
- the LOC140140152 gene encoding small ribosomal subunit protein eS12-like codes for the protein MSDAEGDDQPTPVAAAVGGPMDVNTALQEVLKTALIHDGLARGLHEAAKALDKRQAHMCVLANNCDEPMYKKLVEALCAEHGINLLKVDDNKKLGEWAGLCKIDREGKARKVVACSCVVVKDYGKETPALDVLNDYFKGGSGH